In a genomic window of Meleagris gallopavo isolate NT-WF06-2002-E0010 breed Aviagen turkey brand Nicholas breeding stock chromosome 1, Turkey_5.1, whole genome shotgun sequence:
- the RPS19BP1 gene encoding active regulator of SIRT1 — MSASLLRRGLELLEAPGRGKAPPGLQQGRDGDRPAGATRRRKVKAGPGKNKATIKGRVVKSAIEEYHKKKAVSHLKANLQYMTSRRCVADKAITQQVLTQNRGRKSKDRPAEKKEKKKPEGTVFTEEDFRKFEREYFGIP, encoded by the exons ATGTCTGCGTCGTTGCTACGGCGGGGCCTGGAGCTACTGGAGGCACCAG GCCGGGGGAAGGCCCCACCGGGACTCCAGCAGGGGCGTGATGGCGACAGGCCGGCAGGAGCCACCCGGCGGAGGAAGGTAAAGGCGGGACCTGGGAAGAACAAGGCCACGATCAAGGGCAGAGTCGTGAAGTCGGCGATAG AGGAGTATCACAAGAAGAAAGCTGTAAGTCACCTCAAAGCGAATTTGCAGTACATGACAAGCAGACGATGTGTTGCCGACAAAGCCATAACCCAACAG gTTCTTACACAGAACAGAGGCAGAAAGTCAAAAGATAGGCCtgcagagaagaaggaaaagaagaagccTGAGGGCACTGTCTTTACCGAGGAAGACTTCCGTAAATTTGAGAGAGAATACTTTGGAATCCCATAA
- the ATF4 gene encoding cyclic AMP-dependent transcription factor ATF-4 — translation MSLLNNEMLLGESSPFSQPCSVAEESLGLLDDYLEVAEPLSSHGFSSDKAKAVSSNWLAVDSLGNTIDSSQEDAFSGMEWMVEKMDLKEFDFDALLGMEHLEATVSPDELMATLEDTCDLLFNPTTQEFHNKEPPLIPDLITSLPESPIGADPMAPLASLWSFPLSPESLTSVPDHSFSLELGSEVDVLEGERKQEGPTFLVVITKSEKEEENHSDDSGICMSPDSYLGTPQHSPTNSLGSPNDNQFPADATCGSVRSKPYDHPAEKVVSAKVKGEKKIDKLKKMEQNKTAATRYRQKKRAEQEALSGECRDLEQKNQALKEKADSLSKEIQYLKDLIEEVRKAKVKRARVPE, via the exons ATGAGCCTCTTGAACAACGAGATGCTGTTGGGGGAGTCCTCCCCCTTCAGCCAGCCGTGTTCGGTGGCTGAGGAAAGTCTGGGACTCCTCGATGACTACCTGGAGGTGGCCGAGCCCCTCAGTTCGCATGGGTTCTCCAGCGACAAGGCTAAGGCAGTCTCCTCCAATTGGCTCGCTGTGGACAGTTTAGGCAACACCATAGATAGCAGCCAGG AGGATGCCTTCTCTGGCATGGAGTGGATGGTGGAGAAGATGGATCTGAAGGAATTTGATTTTGATGCTCTGTTAGGTATGGAACATCTGGAAGCCACCGTCTCACCAGACGAGCTGATGGCCACGTTGGAAGACACGTGTGATCTCCTATTTAACCCTACCACCCAGGAATTTCACAACAAAGAACCTCCACTCATACCTGATCTAATCACCAGTCTCCCTGAATCTCCAATTGGAGCAGATCCCATGGCCCCATTAGCTTCCCTCTGgtcttttcccctttccccagAGTCTCTGACTTCTGTTCCAGACCATTCATTTAGTTTAGAACTAGGTAGTGAAGTGGATGTTCTGGAAGGTGAAAGGAAACAGGAGGGTCCCACCTTTCTGGTAGTGATCACCAAGTcggagaaagaggaggagaaccATTCTGATGATAGTGGAATATGCATGAGCCCAGACTCTTATTTGGGAACACCCCAGCATAGTCCTACCAATTCACTTGGATCCCCCAATGACAACCAGTTCCCTGCAGATGCCACCTGTGGCTCTGTGCGGTCCAAACCATATGACCACCCTGCTGAGAAGGTAGTGTCAGCAAAggtgaaaggagaaaagaaaatagataaaCTGAAAAAGATGGAGCAAAATAAGACAGCTGCCACACGTTACCGGCAAAAGAAGAGGGCAGAACAGGAGGCACTGTCAGGGGAGTGCAGAGATTTGGAACAGAAGAATCAGGccctgaaagagaaagcagattCCTTGAGTAAGGAAATCCAGTACTTGAAAGATCTGATTGAAGAGGTGAGGAAGGCCAAAGTCAAAAGAGCTAGAGTCCCTGAGTAG